In the Malaya genurostris strain Urasoe2022 chromosome 1, Malgen_1.1, whole genome shotgun sequence genome, one interval contains:
- the LOC131425670 gene encoding uncharacterized protein LOC131425670 — MEVIVKYLTLCALLTVCSAQIDPNWLFGSQYDTQLNARSRPTDQVGNSNSLVNSVQEQRAVEQQNRALEQLFARSFPATVPEEFRDAIVQLYFRSQRELDVCAEFLWDIHLLKEYRRCATLTRLTIRRQVKVLADDVRELTVAEYDYLE; from the exons ATGGAAGTCATCGTTAAATACTTAACTCTGTGTGCACTGCTAACCGTTTGTAGT GCTCAAATTGATCCGAATTGGTTATTCGGGTCGCAGTATGACACTCAATTGAACGCAAGATCTCGACCAACTGACCAAGTTGGAAATTCAAATTCGTTGGTGAACTCGGTTCAGGAACAACGGGCGGTTGAGCAGCAGAATCGAGCACTGGAACAGCTGTTCGCTCGCTCCTTTCCGGCTACTGTACCGGAGGAATTCCGTGATGCCATAGTTCAGCTATACTTTCGCAGTCAACGGGAATTGGACGTGTGCGCTGAGTTCCTGTGGGATATTCATCTGCTGAAGGAGTATCGTCGGTGTGCTACTTTAACCCGGCTAACCATTCGACGTCAGGTGAAAGTTTTGGCGGATGATGTCCGAGAGCTGACAGTGGCCGAATATGACTATCTGGAGTAG